CCGGAATACGGCGAGCTTTACACCGCCGAAACGCTGGAAAAGGTGAAGAAATCCGGCGGCATTATCTACCTGGCCGAAGCCGGCGGCGAGGTGTTGGGGTGCATCGTCGGCCTTGTCCAGGAAGCCACCCCGGTCATGCGGGCGGCGATAGACTGGACGCGCGCCGGCTATATCGACGACCTGGTGGTGAAGGACGGCTGGCGCGATAAGGGCGTGGGGTCTTTACTCCTCGCCAAGCTGGAGGATTTCTTCCGGGCGCAAGGCTGCCAGGCGGCGGGCATGGACGTTTTAATCGCCAACGCCGGCGCCCATGATTTTTACGCCCGGCGCGGCTACACGGAGCGCCTCACCTACATGACCCGGTCGCTTTAGTCCCCCTTTTCCCCGCCCAGCGGGCAGCCCGGGCATTTCCCCTGGGAGCACCGCGTCTTGTACAAGTGTATCAGCCCCTGCTGCCGCCGCGCCGTAGCCGCCGCCCGCCCGATGCCCAGCTGCTGTCTCATGTGCTTCACCAGCGCGTTTTCCGCCGGGGCCGGGCAGGCGCTATAGATTTCCCGGGCCTGCCACGGCAGGTCCGGCGGCGCGCCGCTAAAACCCCCGGCGGCGGCAAAGGGGAGGATAACGTTAACGCTTATTTCCGCCGCCCTTTCCCGGCCCAGCAGGGCGGGGGCGGCATTCACCGCTTCCACGCCGAAGTCCAAATAGCAGCCCCAGAAACTATCAGCCTCAACCGCCAGGGATAATTCCAGGCAGCGGGTGTTTTTATCCGCGGCGGCTTCCCGCAGCACCTCCCGCAGGCCGTCCAGCAGCCCCTGCCTCCGGTAACGCAGCAGGAGGCGGCTCATGGCGGCCAGGCGGCGCACCGGGTGGTTGCCGGGCCTGACCTTGAAAAAGCGCCAGTCACCCGGAGACAGGGCCGGCGCTTCCCCGTAAGAAGCCCAGGCATTTTCCAGGGTATTCTCCCACGCATCCGCCGGGCGGCCGGAAAATCGCCCCCCGCGCTGCGAAGGCAGCAGCCCCGCCGCCCCGATTAATAAGCCCTGGTAGAGGGCCAGGCATTCGCTTTCCGGCATGCCGGCCGGGGTGGCGGCGGTGAGTCCGGCCAGCGGCAGGCACGCGGCCAGCTCTGCCATGGGCTCTTTGTTTTTGGAGTAGCCCAGCGCGGTCATGATGCCCGCATAGAGGGACTGGGCGGGGCCGTAGCGCGCCAGGGTTTCCCGGAAAGTGTCAGCCTGGGACTGGAACCTAGCCAGCCCGGCCGCGTCCAGCAGCCCGGTGATGGTTTTAAGACCGGGCCGGGTGCGGCGGCAGGGCATAAAGGGGGAGACGGTCAGCGCCGGGCTTTTAATTTCCGCCGTAGCGTAATAGCCGTGCAGCGCCAGCGTCGGCACGGTAAAGCCGTTCGCCAGTTCCGCCGCCCGGCCGGCATCGTCCCAGAAGACCACGTGCAGCACCACCCGGTTATAGGTGGGGTCAAGGTGATGGCGGTGCGCCCACCAGCTGCTGGACAGGGTGTGGATTTCTATATCGCCTTTGAGCAGTCCCTGCCCGGTGGCGATAACGGCGTCACGGAAATCAGCGCCCCGGTCATCGTTGCGGCGTCCCGGGTAAATGACTTCTACGGGGCCGCCGGCGGCGGTGACCAGGTCTTTCCGGCGCTGCAGGGCGCCCTGCCAGATTTCCTGGATGAGTTTTTCCGGAAAAGACGGGGGCATGGATACCTCACTGACGCGCGGCCGCCCGGCGACATCAGGGGTGGTAAAATGCCGGATTTACCCGGGGAGCGGGCCGGGGACGACTGACTGAGCCAACTGTATCTTACACGTTAACGTGTATAATGTCAAGCTTTCTTTTTACGCGGCGAGGCCTGGTATTTGAACCTGGCCTGTTCGGCTACCATGGAGAGCAGCGTGGAGGAGGCGCCGCGGGGCTGATACATGCCGGTCTCCCACTCGCTGATGGTCTGCTGGCGGGTGCCCAGCCGGTCGGACAGCTCGGCCTGGGTCAGGTCCAGGTGGCGGCGCAGGGCCTGGATGCTGTCCCCGTCCCACTGCCTTTTGGCGCCGGCGGACTTCTTTTTCACGCCTTGATTTTACACGATGCCGTGTAAGGCGTCAATATTTCAGGCGGGGATTTAAAGGCATCCTGACCTCACTCCCCTTAATTCCCCCGCTCTGTCAGAGGAGAGGGGGGCGGGAAATAACGGTAATTGGCAAATAAATACAGTGCCAACGCCGGGCACGCACGTGTATATATAGGAGAAAACGAGAGATATAGCGAGGAAACCT
The window above is part of the Dehalococcoidales bacterium genome. Proteins encoded here:
- a CDS encoding GNAT family N-acetyltransferase, whose amino-acid sequence is MEITIRAYRPADRPALVRLLETLQDYQAGRDPQRRLRRLPEYGELYTAETLEKVKKSGGIIYLAEAGGEVLGCIVGLVQEATPVMRAAIDWTRAGYIDDLVVKDGWRDKGVGSLLLAKLEDFFRAQGCQAAGMDVLIANAGAHDFYARRGYTERLTYMTRSL
- a CDS encoding DUF2851 family protein, coding for MPPSFPEKLIQEIWQGALQRRKDLVTAAGGPVEVIYPGRRNDDRGADFRDAVIATGQGLLKGDIEIHTLSSSWWAHRHHLDPTYNRVVLHVVFWDDAGRAAELANGFTVPTLALHGYYATAEIKSPALTVSPFMPCRRTRPGLKTITGLLDAAGLARFQSQADTFRETLARYGPAQSLYAGIMTALGYSKNKEPMAELAACLPLAGLTAATPAGMPESECLALYQGLLIGAAGLLPSQRGGRFSGRPADAWENTLENAWASYGEAPALSPGDWRFFKVRPGNHPVRRLAAMSRLLLRYRRQGLLDGLREVLREAAADKNTRCLELSLAVEADSFWGCYLDFGVEAVNAAPALLGRERAAEISVNVILPFAAAGGFSGAPPDLPWQAREIYSACPAPAENALVKHMRQQLGIGRAAATARRQQGLIHLYKTRCSQGKCPGCPLGGEKGD
- a CDS encoding helix-turn-helix transcriptional regulator, which translates into the protein MKKKSAGAKRQWDGDSIQALRRHLDLTQAELSDRLGTRQQTISEWETGMYQPRGASSTLLSMVAEQARFKYQASPRKKKA